The uncultured Fretibacterium sp. sequence TCGATCCGGAGAACAACCTCCTCCTTGTCAAGGGGGCCGTGCCGGGTGCCAAGAACAGCCTGGTCACCCTCTACAAGAAAAAGTAAGCGATAGGGAAGGAGGGTACAAGGATTATGCCTGCAGTTAAAGTTGTGGATTTCAACGGCCAGGATGCCGGGGAGATGGAGCTCTCCAACGTCGTGTTCGACGCACCGCTCCACGTCCCGGCCATGCATCAGGTCGTGGTGGCCCATCTGGCCAACTGCCGTCAGGGGACGCACTCCACGAAGACCCGCGGAGAGGTCAGCGGCGGCGGAAGAAAGCCCTGGAAGCAGAAGCATACGGGGCGTGCCCGCCAGGGAAGCACGCGTTCCCCCATCTGGGTCCACGGTGGCGTGGCCCACGGCCCGAAGCCGAGGGACTACCACCAGAAGGTCAACAAAAAGGTGCGCCGGCTGGCCATGAAGAGCGCGCTTTCGGTCAAGGTCCGTGATTCTCTGATGACCGTGGTGAGGGGGATGGAGATGGACAAGCCCTCCACGAAGGCCATGAAGGGCTTCATGGATGCCATCGGGGCGCAGAAGGTTCTCGTGGTCTACCATGAGGGCGGGGACAACGTTATGCGTTCGGTTCGCAACATCCCGGGGGCCAAGTTCCTCAACATCGCCAGCATCAACGTCTACGATCTTCTGAACTCCAGGACGCTGGTCGTGACCCCCGAGGTCGTCGCCCGGCTCGAGGAGGTGTATGCGAGATGAATCTGGTCGCTCACGATATTGTTATCCGGCCGATCGTCACCGAGAAGAGCAGCTCCCTGATGGGGCACAACAAGTACACCTTCGAGGTCCACAAGGACGCCAACAAGATCCAGATCCGCCAGGCGGTCGAGCAGATCTTCAAGGTGAAGGTGCTGAGCGTCAACACGATCAACGTCAAGGGCAAGCCCAAGCGTATGGGCGCCTTTATGGGGAAGACCCGGTCCTGGAAGAAAGCGATTGTGGCACTGCCGGAGGGGCAACGCATCGAGTTCTTCGAGGGTGCCTCGGTTTGATGCGGGGCAGCCCAGAAAGAGGTAGATGAAGATGTCGATCAAACAGTTCAAACCCTATACCCCGGGCCGTCGGCAGATGTCCATCCAGGGACGCGAGGACATTACGGCCGACAAGCCCGAGCGCTCCCTCACCACCGAGCTGCGCAAGAGCGGCGGACGCAACAACACCGGCCGCATCACGATGCGTCATATCGGCGGGGGACACAGGCGGACCTATCGCATCATCGACTTCCGCCGCGACAAGATCGGGGTCCCCGGCAGGGTGGCCACGGTCGAGTACGACCCCAACCGGAACGCCCGCATCGCGCTGATCCACTATGCCGACGGCGAGAAGCGGTACATTCTGCTTCCCAAGGGGCTGAAGGTCGGGGATACGATCCATTCCGGTCCCGAGGCCGACATCACCCCGGGCAACGCCCTGAAGCTGAAGGACATCCCGGTGGGAACGGTCGTCCATAACCTCGAGCTCGAGCCGGGGCGGGGCGCCAAGCTGGTGCGTGCGGCGGGGACGTCGGCCCAGCTGATGGCGAAGGAGGGCAAGTACGCCTTCATCCGTATGCCCAGCGGGGAGCTCCGTCTGATCCTCCTCGAGTGCATGGCCACGGTGGGACAGGTGGGGAACGAGGATTACGAGAACATCTCCCTGGGCAAGGCGGGGAAGACCCGTTGGAGCGGCCGCCGGTCCCGCGTGCGCGGCATGGTGATGAACCCGGTGGACCACCCGATGGGCGGCGGCGAGGGAAAGAGCAAGAGCAACAAGCATCCTGTTTCTCCGTGGGGCACGCCGGCTAAGGGATATCGTACGCGCAAGCGCAAGCCTTCCGACAGGCTGATCGTTCGCCGCCGTTACGATAAGTAGACGTGAGGAGGGACTTTTAGGATGGCTCGTTCCGCCAAAAAGGGGCCTTTCATCGAGCAGAGGCTCCTGGCCAAGATAGAAGAGATGAACATATCGGGAAACAAGAAGGTCCTGAAGACCTGGTCCCGTCGTTCCACCGTCGTTCCGCAGATGATCGGTCATACGATCGCCGTCCACAACGGGCGGATGCATCTGCCGGTCTACGTCAGTGAGAACATGGTCGGACACAAGCTGGGGGAGTTCGCCCCGACGCGCAAATTCGGGCATCATGCGGGGCAGGAACGCTCCACGAAGGGAAGGTAGGGGAGCCGCTATGGAGAAATCGACAGCCAAGGCCATGGCACGCCAGGTCAGGATCTCCCCGATGAAGGTGCGGCAGGTCCTGGCCCTCATTCGGGGCAAGAGTGCGGGCGAGGCCCTGACGATTCTGCGCTTCTCCCCTCAGAAGGCCGCGCGGATCGTCTACAAGGTCCTGCAGAGCGCCGTGGCGAACGCCGAGCACAATTACGGGATGGATACGGACAAGCTGCAAGTCGTCACGGCCTTTGCGGATCAGGGGCCCTCGATGAAGCGCTTTCGTCCCGCCTCCATGGGCAGAGCCCATCCTTATGTGCACCGCACATCCCATGTGACCGTTACGGTTTCGGAACGTTAGGAGGGTGTTTTCGTGGGACAGAAGGTTCATCCCGTAGGATACAGGCTTGGGGTTGCGACGGAGTGGGAGTCCAAGTGGTACGCCGGCCGCAAGGAGTATGCGAAGAAGCTGCACGAGGACCTCAGGCTCCGTGAGTGGGTATTGAAGAAGTGGGAGGGGGCCTCCATCTCCCGCGTGGATATCGAGCGCGTGGGGCACGTTATACGCTTCACGATCTGGACCGCCCGGCCCGGAGTGGTGATCGGCCGCGGCGGGGCGGAGATCCAGACGATCAAGGACGAGCTCCAGGCCCTGACCGGCGGCAAGGTGATGGTCAACGTCCAGGAGATCAAGAATCCCGACGTCGTCGCCCAGTTGGTCGCCGAGAGCATCGCATCCGCGCTCGAGCGCCGCGTTTCCTTCCGCCGGGCCATGAAGCAGGCGATCTTCCGTGCGACGAAGGCGGGGGCGCTGGGTATAAAGGCCCAGGTGGCCGGACGCCTTGGGGGCGCGGAAATAGCCCGTACCGAATGGTACAACGAGGGGCGGCTTCCCCTCTCGACGATTCGGGCCGATATCGATTATGGCTTTGCCGAGGCCAACACGATGTATGGAGTGATCGGCTGTAAGATCTGGATTTACCGCGACCGTGAGAACGAGCGCCCCGTGGCGCCTCGCGGCGGCCGCCGTGAAAGGGCAAGGGGGTAGTTCGTCATGCTTATGCCCAGCAGGGTAAAATACCGAAAATCCCACAGATCCCCCCTTCGGGGCGTCTCCAAGGGCGCCACGACGGTCGCGTTCGGGGACTGGGGAATTCAGGCCCTTGAGAACGCTTGGATCACGGCACGTCAGATTGAGGCTACCCGTGTGGCGATATCCAGAAAGATGAAGAAGGGCGGAAAGATCTGGATCCGCGTCTTCCCGGACCGCCCTTACACGAAGAAGCCCCTGGAGACCCGCATGGGGAAGGGAAAGGGCGCGCCCGAGTTCTGGGTTGCCGCCGTCAAGCGGGGCCGCGTCCTGTTCGAGTTTGCAGGGATCCCTCAGGATCTCGCCGAGATGGCCTTCCGGACGGCCTCCCACAAACTGCCGATCAAGGTGCGCATGGTGTCAAGAGAAGGTATGGGTGGTGAAGACTGATGGATGCGACGAAACTTCGAGAACTGAATCTGGAGGAGCTCCAGGAGCAGTACCGCCGCTATAAAGAGGAACTGTTCAATCTTCGTTTTCAGAACGCAGTCGGACAACTCAAGAACACGAGCCGCATCCGGGATGTCCGAAAGATCATAGCCAGAGTGCTGACCGTCGCGGGCGAGAAGAGCCGAGCGGCGGAGGGCTCTGCGGCCAGGAGGTAGGTCGTCCCATGGAGGCGCATATGGAGGCACATATGGAGACGGGGCTCTCTCACCGTAAGGTTCGGGTGGGAATAGTGGTCAGCAATAAGATGGACAAGACGGTGGTCGTCAAGGTCTCCCGTCTTGCGGAGCACCCCCTTTACGGGAAGCGTATTCAGAGGGCCAAGAAGTACGTGGCTCACGACGAGGAGAACACCTGCCGCATCGGAGACCAGGTGCGAATCCGCGAGACGCGTCCTCTGAGCAGGACCAAGAGGTGGGAGCTCATAGAAGTGATGCGGCGCGCCCCTGTCTTTGATTCTGATACGCCCGGGAAGGAGTAAGCCATGATTCAGTTGACGACAGTATTGAACGTTGCTGACAACTCCG is a genomic window containing:
- the rplD gene encoding 50S ribosomal protein L4 → MPAVKVVDFNGQDAGEMELSNVVFDAPLHVPAMHQVVVAHLANCRQGTHSTKTRGEVSGGGRKPWKQKHTGRARQGSTRSPIWVHGGVAHGPKPRDYHQKVNKKVRRLAMKSALSVKVRDSLMTVVRGMEMDKPSTKAMKGFMDAIGAQKVLVVYHEGGDNVMRSVRNIPGAKFLNIASINVYDLLNSRTLVVTPEVVARLEEVYAR
- the rpsC gene encoding 30S ribosomal protein S3, translating into MGQKVHPVGYRLGVATEWESKWYAGRKEYAKKLHEDLRLREWVLKKWEGASISRVDIERVGHVIRFTIWTARPGVVIGRGGAEIQTIKDELQALTGGKVMVNVQEIKNPDVVAQLVAESIASALERRVSFRRAMKQAIFRATKAGALGIKAQVAGRLGGAEIARTEWYNEGRLPLSTIRADIDYGFAEANTMYGVIGCKIWIYRDRENERPVAPRGGRRERARG
- the rpsQ gene encoding 30S ribosomal protein S17: MEAHMETGLSHRKVRVGIVVSNKMDKTVVVKVSRLAEHPLYGKRIQRAKKYVAHDEENTCRIGDQVRIRETRPLSRTKRWELIEVMRRAPVFDSDTPGKE
- the rplW gene encoding 50S ribosomal protein L23, whose protein sequence is MNLVAHDIVIRPIVTEKSSSLMGHNKYTFEVHKDANKIQIRQAVEQIFKVKVLSVNTINVKGKPKRMGAFMGKTRSWKKAIVALPEGQRIEFFEGASV
- the rpsS gene encoding 30S ribosomal protein S19, translating into MARSAKKGPFIEQRLLAKIEEMNISGNKKVLKTWSRRSTVVPQMIGHTIAVHNGRMHLPVYVSENMVGHKLGEFAPTRKFGHHAGQERSTKGR
- the rplP gene encoding 50S ribosomal protein L16 — translated: MLMPSRVKYRKSHRSPLRGVSKGATTVAFGDWGIQALENAWITARQIEATRVAISRKMKKGGKIWIRVFPDRPYTKKPLETRMGKGKGAPEFWVAAVKRGRVLFEFAGIPQDLAEMAFRTASHKLPIKVRMVSREGMGGED
- the rpmC gene encoding 50S ribosomal protein L29 → MDATKLRELNLEELQEQYRRYKEELFNLRFQNAVGQLKNTSRIRDVRKIIARVLTVAGEKSRAAEGSAARR
- the rplB gene encoding 50S ribosomal protein L2 encodes the protein MSIKQFKPYTPGRRQMSIQGREDITADKPERSLTTELRKSGGRNNTGRITMRHIGGGHRRTYRIIDFRRDKIGVPGRVATVEYDPNRNARIALIHYADGEKRYILLPKGLKVGDTIHSGPEADITPGNALKLKDIPVGTVVHNLELEPGRGAKLVRAAGTSAQLMAKEGKYAFIRMPSGELRLILLECMATVGQVGNEDYENISLGKAGKTRWSGRRSRVRGMVMNPVDHPMGGGEGKSKSNKHPVSPWGTPAKGYRTRKRKPSDRLIVRRRYDK
- the rplV gene encoding 50S ribosomal protein L22; this translates as MEKSTAKAMARQVRISPMKVRQVLALIRGKSAGEALTILRFSPQKAARIVYKVLQSAVANAEHNYGMDTDKLQVVTAFADQGPSMKRFRPASMGRAHPYVHRTSHVTVTVSER